A genome region from Erigeron canadensis isolate Cc75 chromosome 3, C_canadensis_v1, whole genome shotgun sequence includes the following:
- the LOC122590482 gene encoding protein SRG1-like — MSSPQPLSQIHGSLQELVKTIKLDVPPQRYIQEHREPTFVSTSANSPLPSIPVIDMNDLMSILAGSDNMDHQLQNLRYVCHEWGIFQLVNHGVDKLLVEKMKEEVRKFFDMSVEEKLRYKLMAGDYQGYGQTILHTQDQKVDWADRFYMITNPVHRRKSNLLPDFPPRLRDTMEKYLQEMQKLAMTLFGLMGQAVDIDKKEMIDVFDDGMQSIRMTYYPPCPQPDLVIGLTPHSDAAGITILLQVNDVEGLQVKKDGVWIPVSFLPDALIVNVGDILEIMSNGVYNSIEHRATVNETKERISLAMFFNPKLEADVGPAKSLLRNTGDPPLYKTLVMEQYLKDFFSRKLNGKTFLEKMKIRYDEVGDA; from the exons ATGTCATCTCCACAACCATTGTCACAGATCCACGGGAGCCTCCAAGAGCTTGTGAAAACAATCAAACTCGATGTCCCCCCTCAACGTTACATTCAAGAACATCGTGAACCCACCTTTGTTTCTACCAGTGCTAATTCGCCCCTGCCGTCTATCCCAGTCATTGACATGAACGATCTTATGAGCATACTAGCAGGATCCGATAATATGGATCATCAACTGCAAAATCTGCGCTATGTATGCCACGAATGGGGGATCTTTCAG ttgGTGAATCATGGAGTTGACAAATTGTTGGTGGAGAAGATGAAAGAGGAGGTGAGAAAGTTTTTCGACATGTCGGTAGAAGAGAAGCTAAGGTACAAGCTGATGGCAGGTGACTATCAAGGGTATGGCCAAACCATACTCCATACTCAGGATCAGAAAGTTGACTGGGCTGATCGCTTCTATATGATCACCAATCCTGTTCACAGGAGAAAATCCAACTTGCTTCCAGACTTCCCTCCACGACTTAG AGATACCATGGAGAAATACTTGCAAGAAATGCAGAAGCTAGCCATGACGTTGTTCGGGCTAATGGGGCAAGCGGTAGATATTGACAAGAAAGAGATGATAGATGTTTTTGATGATGGGATGCAATCCATAAGGATGACTTACTATCCTCCCTGCCCCCAACCGGATCTGGTGATCGGCCTCACTCCTCACTCTGACGCAGCTGGAATTACCATTCTTCTCCAAGTCAACGACGTCGAGGGCTTGCAAGTTAAGAAAGACGGCGTGTGGATCCCCGTCAGCTTTCTTCCTGATGCTTTGATTGTAAATGTTGGAGACATCCTTGAG ATCATGAGCAATGGTGTGTACAACAGCATTGAGCACAGGGCAACTGTTAATGAAACAAAAGAAAGGATTTCATTAGCCATGTTTTTCAATCCAAAGCTTGAAGCAGATGTTGGTCCTGCCAAGAGCCTCCTAAGAAACACAGGAGACCCGCCCTTGTATAAAACACTCGTTATGGAACAGTATCTCAAGGATTTCTTCTCGCGCAAGCTCAACGGAAAAACATTTCTCGAGAAAATGAAAATCCGATATGATGAAGTCGGGGATGCTTGA